A genomic stretch from Primulina huaijiensis isolate GDHJ02 chromosome 14, ASM1229523v2, whole genome shotgun sequence includes:
- the LOC140957913 gene encoding uncharacterized protein, translating to MRGKANRSPVVIGGRGFDLLGNIRGDVGGELRCRSTGSEHDLAAMVTDFIEIGSTGAESWCSSDTDSGLSDLAFLAEKISCCNSSIDQYESNLAMIVKSLILSISETSQGGKPDTCDSSCILYTLVKLLQSSGYDAALCASRWQGFGKVPGGEHEFIDVITHENNEDPQRYIIDIDFRSHFQIARAVKPYNVVLSSLPPIYVGTLTKLKQYLEIMVEATRFSLEQNSMPLPPWRSLAYLEAKWESPSQRIVSLHPDATSSSHQHCIGLLRRLKSFIGADFRNSRIIDSWKEI from the exons ATGCGGGGAAAGGCAAATCGATCGCCGGTTGTAATCGGCGGCAGAGGATTTGATTTGTTGGGCAATATCCGCGGGGATGTCGGGGGAGAGCTTCGTTGTCGGAGTACGGGAAGCGAGCATGATTTGGCTGCTATGGTGACGGATTTCATAGAAATCGGCAGCACGGGAGCTGAGTCTTGGTGTAGCAGCGACACCGATTCAGGTTTATCTGACCTGGCTTTTCTGGCCGAGAAGATTTCC TGTTGCAACAGCTCAATCGACCAGTATGAAAGTAACTTGGCAATGATCGTTAAATCCTTGATCCTCTCAATATCTGAGACGAGCCAAGGAGGGAAGCCGGATACGTGTGATTCTAGCTGCATCCTGTACACTCTTGTGAAACTTCTACAGTCTTCTGGTTATGATGCTGCTCTATGTGCATCTAGGTGGCAGGGCTTTGGAAAAGTTCCAGGAG GTGAACACGAGTTCATAGACGTGATAACCCACGAAAACAATGAAGACCCGCAAAGGTACATTATTGACATCGACTTCCGAAGTCACTTTCAAATAGCAAGAGCAGTGAAGCCGTACAATGTAGTCTTGAGTTCCCTTCCTCCGATATACGTTGGCACCTTGACCAAGCTCAAGCAATATCTTGAAATCATGGTTGAAGCAACTCGCTTCTCACTCGAGCAAAACTCGATGCCTCTACCTCCATGGAGGTCATTAGCTTATTTGGAGGCTAAGTGGGAATCTCCTTCCCAAAGAATAGTTAGCCTTCATCCTGATGCCACTTCTTCCTCCCATCAGCACTGCATTGGTTTGCTCAGGAGACTAAAATCCTTCATCGGAGCTGATTTCAGAAATTCAAGGATAATTGATTCTTGGAAAGAAATATGA